In the Gorilla gorilla gorilla isolate KB3781 chromosome 10, NHGRI_mGorGor1-v2.1_pri, whole genome shotgun sequence genome, one interval contains:
- the TM7SF3 gene encoding transmembrane 7 superfamily member 3 isoform X2, whose translation MGFLQLLVVAVLASEHRVAGATEVFGNSSEGLIEFSVGKFRYFELNRPFPEEAILHDISSNVTFLIFQIHSQYQNTTVSFSPTLLSNASETGTASGLVFILRPEQSTCTWYLGTSGIQPVQNMAILLSYTERDPVPGGCNLEFDLDIDPNIYLEYNFFETTIKFAPANLGYARGVDPPPCDAGTDQDSRWRLQYDVYQYFLPENDLTEEMLLKHLQRMVSVPQVKANALKVITLTANDKTSVSFSSLPGQGVIYNVIVWDPFLNTSAAYVPAHTYACSFEAGEGSCASLGRVSSKVFFTLFALLGFFICFFGHRFWKTGFIIMGFFFYILITRLTPIKYDVNLILTAVAGSVGGMFLVAVWWRFGILSICMLCVGLVLGFLISSVTFFTPLGNLKIFHDDGVFWVTFSCIAILIPVVFMGCLRILNILTCGVIGSYSVVLAIDSYWSTSLSYITLNVLKRALNKDFRRAFTNVPFQTNDFIILAVWGMLAVSGITLQIRRERGRPFFPPHPYKLWKQERERRVTNILDPSYHIPPLRERLYGRLTQIKGLFQKEQPAGERTPLLL comes from the exons GTCTTATTGAATTTTCTGTGGGGAAATTTAGATACTTCGAGCTCAATAGGCCCTTTCCAGAGGAAGCTATTTTGCATGATATTTCAAGCAATGTgacttttcttattttccaaataCACTCACAGTATCAGAATACAACTGTTTCCTTTTCTCCG ACTCTCCTTTCCAATGCCTCGGAAACAGGCACTGCCAGTGGACTGGTTTTCATCCTTAGACCGGAGCAGAGTACATGCACTTGGTACTTGGGGACTTCAGGCATACAGCCTGTCCAGAATATGGCTATCCTACTCTCCTACACAGAAAGAG ATCCTGTCCCTGGAGGCTGTAATTTGGAGTTCGATTTAGATATTGATCCCAACATTTACTTGGAGTATAATTTCTTTGAAACGACTATCAAGTTTGCCCCAGCAAACCTAGGCTATGCGAG AGGTGTAGATCCCCCACCATGTGACGCTGGGACGGACCAGGActccaggtggaggttgcagtatgATGTCTATCAGTATTTTCTGCCTGAGAATGACCTCACTGAGGAGATGTTGCTGAAGCATCTGCAGAGGATGGTCAGTGTGCCCCAGGTGAAGGCCAATGCTCTCAAG GTGATTACCCTAACAGCTAATGATAAGACAAGtgtttccttctcctccctcccggGACAAGGTGTCATATACAATGTCATTGTTTGGGACCCGTTTCTAAATACATCTGCTGCCTACGTTCCTGCTCACACATATGCTTGCAGCTTTGAGGCAGGAGAGGGTAGTTGTGCTTCCCTAG gaAGAGTGTCTTCCAAAGTGttcttcactctttttgccctgcttggtttcttcatttgtttctttggACACAGGTTCTGGAAAACAG GCTTTATCATCATGGGATTCTTCTTTTATATACTGATTACAAGACTGACACCTATCAAGTATGATG TGAATCTGATTCTGACAGCTGTCGCTGGAAGCGTCGGTGGAATGTTCTTGGTAGCTGTGTGGTGGCGATTTGGAATCCTCTCGATCTGCATGCTCTGTGTTGGACTAGTGCTGGGGTTCCTCATCTCGTCAGTGACTTTCTTTACTCCACTGG gAAACCTAAAGATTTTTCATGATGATGGTGTATTCTGGGTCACTTTCTCTTGCATAGCTATCCTCATTCCAGTAGTTTTCATGGGCTGCCTAAGAATA CTGAACATACTGACTTGTGGAGTCATTGGCTCCTATTCGGTGGTTTTAGCCATTGACAGTTACTGGTCCACAAGCCTTTCCTACATCACTTTGAATGTACTCAAGAGAGCGCTCAACAAGGATTTCCGCAGAGCTTTCACAAATGTGCCTTTTCAAACTAATG ACTTTATTATCCTGGCAGTATGGGGCATGCTGGCTGTAAGTGGAATTACGTTACAGATTCGAAGAGAGAGAGGACGACCGTTCTTCCCTCCCCACCCATACAAGTtatggaagcaagagagagagcgcCGAGTGACAAACATTCTGGACCCTAGCTACCACATTCCTCCATTGAGAGAGAGGCTCTATGGCCGATTAACCCAGATCAAAGGGCTCTTCCAGAAGGAGCAGCCAGCTGGAGAGAGAACGCCTTTGCTTCTGTAG
- the TM7SF3 gene encoding transmembrane 7 superfamily member 3 isoform X3 yields MGFLQLLVVAVLASEHRVAGATEVFGNSSEGLIEFSVGKFRYFELNRPFPEEAILHDISSNVTFLIFQIHSQYQNTTVSFSPTLLSNASETGTASGLVFILRPEQSTCTWYLGTSGIQPVQNMAILLSYTERDPVPGGCNLEFDLDIDPNIYLEYNFFETTIKFAPANLGYARGVDPPPCDAGTDQDSRWRLQYDVYQYFLPENDLTEEMLLKHLQRMVSVPQVKANALKVITLTANDKTSVSFSSLPGQGVIYNVIVWDPFLNTSAAYVPAHTYACSFEAGEGSCASLELFFIGFIIMGFFFYILITRLTPIKYDVNLILTAVAGSVGGMFLVAVWWRFGILSICMLCVGLVLGFLISSVTFFTPLGNLKIFHDDGVFWVTFSCIAILIPVVFMGCLRILNILTCGVIGSYSVVLAIDSYWSTSLSYITLNVLKRALNKDFRRAFTNVPFQTNDFIILAVWGMLAVSGITLQIRRERGRPFFPPHPYKLWKQERERRVTNILDPSYHIPPLRERLYGRLTQIKGLFQKEQPAGERTPLLL; encoded by the exons GTCTTATTGAATTTTCTGTGGGGAAATTTAGATACTTCGAGCTCAATAGGCCCTTTCCAGAGGAAGCTATTTTGCATGATATTTCAAGCAATGTgacttttcttattttccaaataCACTCACAGTATCAGAATACAACTGTTTCCTTTTCTCCG ACTCTCCTTTCCAATGCCTCGGAAACAGGCACTGCCAGTGGACTGGTTTTCATCCTTAGACCGGAGCAGAGTACATGCACTTGGTACTTGGGGACTTCAGGCATACAGCCTGTCCAGAATATGGCTATCCTACTCTCCTACACAGAAAGAG ATCCTGTCCCTGGAGGCTGTAATTTGGAGTTCGATTTAGATATTGATCCCAACATTTACTTGGAGTATAATTTCTTTGAAACGACTATCAAGTTTGCCCCAGCAAACCTAGGCTATGCGAG AGGTGTAGATCCCCCACCATGTGACGCTGGGACGGACCAGGActccaggtggaggttgcagtatgATGTCTATCAGTATTTTCTGCCTGAGAATGACCTCACTGAGGAGATGTTGCTGAAGCATCTGCAGAGGATGGTCAGTGTGCCCCAGGTGAAGGCCAATGCTCTCAAG GTGATTACCCTAACAGCTAATGATAAGACAAGtgtttccttctcctccctcccggGACAAGGTGTCATATACAATGTCATTGTTTGGGACCCGTTTCTAAATACATCTGCTGCCTACGTTCCTGCTCACACATATGCTTGCAGCTTTGAGGCAGGAGAGGGTAGTTGTGCTTCCCTAG AATTATTCTTCATAGGCTTTATCATCATGGGATTCTTCTTTTATATACTGATTACAAGACTGACACCTATCAAGTATGATG TGAATCTGATTCTGACAGCTGTCGCTGGAAGCGTCGGTGGAATGTTCTTGGTAGCTGTGTGGTGGCGATTTGGAATCCTCTCGATCTGCATGCTCTGTGTTGGACTAGTGCTGGGGTTCCTCATCTCGTCAGTGACTTTCTTTACTCCACTGG gAAACCTAAAGATTTTTCATGATGATGGTGTATTCTGGGTCACTTTCTCTTGCATAGCTATCCTCATTCCAGTAGTTTTCATGGGCTGCCTAAGAATA CTGAACATACTGACTTGTGGAGTCATTGGCTCCTATTCGGTGGTTTTAGCCATTGACAGTTACTGGTCCACAAGCCTTTCCTACATCACTTTGAATGTACTCAAGAGAGCGCTCAACAAGGATTTCCGCAGAGCTTTCACAAATGTGCCTTTTCAAACTAATG ACTTTATTATCCTGGCAGTATGGGGCATGCTGGCTGTAAGTGGAATTACGTTACAGATTCGAAGAGAGAGAGGACGACCGTTCTTCCCTCCCCACCCATACAAGTtatggaagcaagagagagagcgcCGAGTGACAAACATTCTGGACCCTAGCTACCACATTCCTCCATTGAGAGAGAGGCTCTATGGCCGATTAACCCAGATCAAAGGGCTCTTCCAGAAGGAGCAGCCAGCTGGAGAGAGAACGCCTTTGCTTCTGTAG